In Arthrobacter sp. B3I9, the following are encoded in one genomic region:
- the pcaG gene encoding protocatechuate 3,4-dioxygenase subunit alpha, whose amino-acid sequence MSTKLVPTPGQTVGPFYGYALPFEKDNELLPPGFPGSIRLQGTVYDGAGHTIPDAILEIWQPDAEGKIVRRTGSLVRDGYTFTGWGRGAVGNSGVFTFTTVNPGPTKPGAAPFISVALFARGLTNRLFTRIYLPEDTEALAQDPLLASLDPDRRRTLIARRDADGGLTWDIRLQGEGETVFLDFQ is encoded by the coding sequence ATGAGCACCAAACTTGTTCCCACCCCGGGACAGACCGTCGGCCCGTTCTACGGCTACGCGCTGCCGTTCGAAAAGGACAACGAGCTCCTGCCCCCCGGATTCCCGGGATCCATCCGGTTGCAGGGCACCGTCTACGACGGCGCCGGACACACCATCCCCGACGCCATCCTGGAAATCTGGCAGCCCGACGCGGAAGGCAAAATCGTCCGGCGCACCGGCTCCCTGGTCCGCGACGGCTACACCTTCACAGGCTGGGGCCGCGGTGCCGTGGGCAACTCCGGCGTCTTCACCTTCACCACCGTCAACCCCGGCCCCACAAAGCCGGGCGCCGCACCCTTCATCTCCGTGGCACTCTTCGCCCGCGGCCTCACCAACCGCCTGTTCACCCGCATCTACCTGCCGGAGGACACGGAGGCTTTGGCTCAGGACCCGCTGCTGGCCTCGCTGGACCCGGACCGCCGCAGGACACTGATCGCCCGCCGCGACGCCGACGGCGGCCTCACCTGGGACATCCGCCTGCAGGGTGAGGGCGAAACCGTCTTCCTGGACTTCCAGTGA
- a CDS encoding lyase family protein: MTEAALGDAGAFAGEGDAGLLSPVSASPLVAALTGDRAVLAAILAVESGWAAVLEGAGLAPDGSAAVVASAAEAGRYDVADIALRAQGGANPVIPLLSDLRKKVAALDTAAIGAGEAVHASLTSQDVLDTALMLLARNTVEAVLGDLKRTTAALAALAEEHAGTLCVGRSLTQHSLPFTFGLRAAQWFQGLAAAGRQLEALDLPVQFGGAAGTLAAGTVLTSGSAETPFGLADALASQLGLALAAAPWHTNRLPVTSLGHALASVLDASGKIAADVLFLSRPEVAELAEPRAAGRGVSSAMPHKQNPVLSVLVRSAALQAPGLAAQLHLAAANFNDERPDGAWHIEWPALRQLLALALGAAGHLRELAEGLQVFPDAMRRTLDLGGPLLVAEGVGAAVGPLLQEKDGRNGKQQLQDVVDQTLQAPPAEQAATYRRLLRKAVPAGVLTDLRLQELLDPASYLGQAPEISRRILAAYPEFVPPNTDANGARRG; the protein is encoded by the coding sequence GTGACCGAGGCCGCCCTGGGAGATGCCGGTGCCTTCGCGGGGGAGGGCGACGCCGGCCTGCTCAGTCCCGTCTCGGCGTCCCCTCTGGTGGCGGCGCTGACCGGCGACCGGGCGGTGCTGGCGGCGATCCTCGCCGTTGAATCCGGCTGGGCCGCGGTGCTGGAGGGGGCGGGCCTGGCACCTGACGGTTCCGCCGCCGTCGTCGCCTCCGCTGCCGAGGCCGGGCGCTACGACGTGGCCGACATTGCGTTGCGTGCCCAGGGCGGCGCTAACCCGGTGATCCCCCTGCTGTCCGACCTCCGGAAAAAGGTTGCGGCGCTGGACACCGCCGCTATCGGCGCCGGAGAGGCGGTGCACGCCTCGCTGACCAGCCAGGACGTCCTGGACACCGCCCTGATGCTGCTGGCCCGCAACACAGTGGAGGCGGTGCTCGGCGACCTGAAACGCACGACGGCGGCGCTCGCCGCCTTGGCGGAGGAGCATGCGGGCACGCTGTGCGTGGGCAGGAGCCTGACGCAGCATTCCCTTCCCTTTACGTTTGGCCTGAGGGCTGCGCAGTGGTTCCAGGGCCTGGCCGCCGCGGGCCGGCAGCTTGAGGCCCTGGACCTGCCGGTCCAGTTCGGCGGTGCCGCAGGAACGCTCGCAGCCGGAACCGTGCTGACGTCCGGCTCTGCGGAGACCCCGTTCGGCCTCGCCGATGCGCTGGCATCCCAGCTGGGGCTGGCCCTCGCCGCAGCTCCCTGGCACACCAACCGGCTGCCGGTGACGTCCCTGGGCCATGCGCTGGCTTCCGTGCTGGACGCCTCCGGCAAGATCGCCGCCGACGTCCTGTTCCTCAGCCGCCCGGAAGTTGCCGAGCTCGCGGAGCCGCGCGCTGCGGGCCGCGGCGTCTCCTCCGCCATGCCGCACAAGCAGAACCCCGTGTTGTCGGTACTGGTCCGCAGCGCCGCGCTGCAGGCCCCGGGCCTGGCCGCCCAGCTGCACCTCGCCGCCGCCAACTTCAACGATGAACGCCCCGACGGCGCGTGGCACATCGAGTGGCCGGCGCTCCGGCAGCTCCTGGCCCTGGCGCTCGGGGCGGCCGGACATCTCCGCGAGCTGGCCGAAGGGCTGCAGGTCTTCCCGGATGCCATGCGCCGCACCCTGGACCTGGGCGGACCGTTGCTGGTGGCAGAGGGCGTGGGCGCCGCCGTGGGCCCGCTGCTCCAGGAGAAGGACGGCCGCAACGGCAAGCAGCAGCTCCAGGACGTGGTCGACCAGACCCTGCAGGCGCCCCCCGCCGAGCAGGCAGCCACATACCGGAGGCTGCTCCGGAAGGCTGTACCCGCCGGTGTGCTCACCGACCTGCGGCTTCAGGAGCTGCTTGATCCCGCGAGTTACCTGGGCCAGGCCCCGGAAATATCCCGGAGAATCCTTGCTGCCTACCCCGAATTTGTCCCCCCGAACACCGACGCGAACGGAGCCCGCCGTGGCTAA